A section of the Metabacillus endolithicus genome encodes:
- the rpsS gene encoding 30S ribosomal protein S19, giving the protein MGRSLKKGPFVDDHLINKVEKLNETEKKQVIKTWSRRSTIFPQFIGHTIAVYDGRKHVPVYVTEDMVGHKLGEFAPTRTYKGHASDDKKTRR; this is encoded by the coding sequence ATGGGCCGTAGCTTAAAAAAGGGACCATTCGTTGATGATCATTTAATCAACAAAGTTGAGAAATTAAATGAAACTGAGAAAAAGCAAGTTATTAAAACTTGGTCACGTCGTTCTACAATTTTCCCACAATTTATTGGTCACACTATCGCTGTTTATGATGGTCGTAAACATGTTCCTGTATATGTAACTGAGGATATGGTAGGTCATAAATTAGGTGAGTTCGCACCTACACGTACTTACAAAGGTCATGCTAGTGATGACAAAAAAACAAGACGTTAA
- the rplV gene encoding 50S ribosomal protein L22, producing the protein MQQSKAVARTVRIAPRKARLVLDLIRGKQIGEAVAILNHTPKAASPIIEKVLKSAVANAEHNYEMDINSLVVTEAYANEGPTLKRFRPRAMGRASAINKRTSHITIILTEKKEG; encoded by the coding sequence ATGCAACAATCTAAAGCTGTCGCAAGAACAGTTCGTATTGCTCCTCGTAAAGCTCGTTTAGTTTTAGATCTTATTCGAGGTAAGCAAATAGGTGAAGCAGTAGCGATTTTAAACCACACGCCAAAGGCTGCTTCTCCAATCATAGAGAAAGTATTAAAATCGGCAGTGGCTAACGCTGAACATAACTATGAAATGGACATTAATAGCTTAGTTGTAACAGAAGCTTATGCAAACGAAGGTCCAACTCTTAAACGTTTCCGTCCACGTGCTATGGGTCGCGCAAGTGCAATCAACAAACGCACAAGCCACATCACAATCATCTTAACAGAAAAGAAGGAGGGATAA